From Erwinia pyri, a single genomic window includes:
- a CDS encoding sulfate ABC transporter substrate-binding protein — MTLPTVKKIFSSAAFSLLLAGSAQATELLNSSYDVSRELFVALNAPFEKQWAEQNNGDKLTIKQSHAGSSKQALAILQGLKADVVTYNQVTDVEILHARGNLIPADWQKRLPNNSSPFYSTMAFLVRKGNPKNIHDWSDLVKSDVKLVFPNPKTSGNGRYTYLAAWGAADKADGKNQAKTERFMTQFLKNVEVFDTGGRGATTTFVERGQGDVLISFESEVNNIRNQYAKEGYEVVVPKTNILAEFPVAWVDKNIKANDTEKAAKAYLNYLYTPEAQKIITQYYYRVNNPELMAQQKDRFPPVDLFRVEEAFGGWEQVMKTQFASGGELDKLLAAGHQ; from the coding sequence ATGACGTTACCGACAGTGAAAAAAATCTTCAGCAGTGCCGCGTTTTCGCTGCTGCTGGCCGGGTCAGCTCAGGCTACCGAGCTGCTGAACAGCTCTTATGATGTCTCTCGCGAGCTGTTTGTCGCCCTGAATGCGCCTTTTGAGAAACAGTGGGCGGAGCAGAATAATGGCGACAAGCTGACTATCAAACAGTCCCATGCAGGCTCCTCCAAGCAGGCGCTGGCGATTTTACAGGGCCTGAAAGCTGACGTGGTGACCTATAACCAGGTGACTGACGTAGAGATCCTGCACGCTCGCGGCAACCTCATCCCGGCTGACTGGCAGAAACGTCTGCCGAATAACAGCTCCCCGTTTTATTCGACCATGGCTTTCCTGGTGCGTAAGGGCAACCCAAAAAACATCCATGACTGGAGCGATCTGGTGAAAAGTGATGTGAAGCTGGTGTTCCCGAACCCTAAAACTTCCGGCAATGGCCGCTATACCTATCTTGCCGCCTGGGGAGCCGCCGATAAAGCGGATGGTAAAAACCAGGCAAAGACCGAACGATTTATGACCCAGTTTCTGAAAAACGTCGAAGTGTTTGATACCGGCGGTCGGGGCGCCACCACCACCTTTGTGGAGCGTGGGCAGGGCGACGTGCTGATCAGTTTTGAGTCAGAAGTGAATAACATCCGTAATCAGTACGCCAAAGAGGGCTACGAAGTCGTAGTGCCCAAAACCAATATTCTGGCGGAATTCCCGGTGGCCTGGGTGGATAAAAACATCAAGGCTAACGACACCGAAAAAGCGGCCAAAGCTTACCTGAACTATCTCTATACGCCGGAAGCGCAAAAAATCATTACGCAGTACTACTACCGCGTAAACAACCCGGAGCTGATGGCGCAGCAGAAAGATCGTTTCCCGCCGGTCGATCTGTTCCGCGTTGAAGAGGCGTTTGGCGGCTGGGAGCAGGTTATGAAAACGCAGTTTGCCAGCGGTGGCGAGCTGGATAAATTGTTAGCCGCGGGACATCAGTAA
- the cysT gene encoding sulfate/thiosulfate ABC transporter permease CysT, with translation MFATRSKRVLPGFGISLGSSLFFTCLILLLPISALLMQLSQMTLSQYWEVITNPQVMAAYKVTLLSAGVASLFNAFFGMLMAWILTRYRFPGRTLLDGLMDLPFALPTAVAGLTLAGLFSVNGWYGQWLAQFDIKVSYTWLGIAVAMAFTSIPFVVRTVQPVLEELGPEYEEAAETLGATPWQSFRRVVLPEVAPALLAGTALSFTRSLGEFGAVIFIAGNIAWKTEVTSLMIFVRLQEFDYPAASAIASVILAASLLLLFAINTLQSRFGRRIGGH, from the coding sequence ATGTTTGCCACCAGAAGTAAGCGTGTTCTTCCCGGATTTGGGATCAGCCTGGGTAGCAGCCTGTTTTTCACCTGCCTGATCCTGCTGCTGCCGATCAGCGCGCTGCTGATGCAGCTGTCGCAGATGACGCTCTCCCAGTACTGGGAAGTGATCACCAACCCGCAGGTGATGGCGGCCTATAAAGTGACGCTGCTTTCCGCCGGTGTCGCTTCGCTGTTTAACGCCTTTTTCGGCATGCTGATGGCGTGGATCCTGACCCGTTACCGTTTTCCGGGGCGTACGCTGCTGGATGGCCTGATGGATTTGCCTTTTGCCTTGCCGACAGCCGTGGCGGGCCTGACGCTGGCGGGGCTGTTTTCCGTTAACGGCTGGTACGGTCAGTGGCTGGCGCAGTTTGATATCAAGGTCTCCTACACCTGGCTGGGCATTGCGGTAGCGATGGCGTTCACCAGCATTCCGTTTGTGGTCCGTACCGTACAGCCCGTGCTTGAAGAGCTGGGGCCAGAATATGAAGAAGCGGCAGAAACGCTGGGCGCTACGCCGTGGCAGAGCTTCCGCCGCGTTGTGCTGCCAGAGGTAGCGCCTGCGTTGCTGGCAGGCACGGCGCTCTCTTTTACTCGTAGCCTGGGCGAGTTTGGCGCGGTCATTTTTATCGCCGGTAATATCGCGTGGAAAACTGAAGTGACCTCACTGATGATTTTTGTCCGCTTGCAGGAGTTCGATTATCCGGCGGCAAGCGCGATCGCTTCCGTGATCCTGGCGGCTTCGCTGCTGCTGCTGTTTGCGATTAACACCTTACAGAGCCGCTTTGGCCGTCGTATTGGAGGTCATTAA
- the cysW gene encoding sulfate/thiosulfate ABC transporter permease CysW translates to MADVTELNGVSRSRPNWGKWVLIALGMVISLGLLVVPMAAIFASAFSEGIGAMFSNLNNGDMLHSIWLTILMALITVPVNLVFGTLLAWLVTRFDFPGRQLLLTLFDIPFAVSPVVAGLMYLLFWGVNGPAGGWLDAHNVALMFSWPGMAMVTIFVTCPFVVRELVPVMLSQGSNEDEAAVLLGASGWKMFWRVTLPNIRWALLYGLVLTNARAIGEFGAVSVVSGSIRGETYTLPLQVELLHQDYNTVGAFTAAGLLTLMAILTLFLKSALQWRLEQQQKRLQQEGNHEH, encoded by the coding sequence ATGGCTGACGTAACAGAGTTGAACGGCGTGAGCCGCAGCCGCCCCAACTGGGGCAAATGGGTTCTGATTGCGCTGGGCATGGTGATTTCACTGGGACTGCTGGTGGTGCCAATGGCCGCCATCTTCGCCAGCGCCTTCTCGGAAGGCATCGGCGCGATGTTCAGTAACCTGAACAATGGCGACATGCTGCACTCCATCTGGCTCACTATCCTGATGGCGCTGATTACCGTGCCGGTTAACCTGGTGTTCGGTACGCTGCTCGCCTGGCTGGTTACGCGCTTTGATTTTCCGGGACGTCAGCTGCTGCTGACGCTGTTCGATATTCCTTTTGCCGTGTCGCCGGTGGTGGCGGGGCTGATGTATCTGCTGTTCTGGGGCGTGAACGGTCCCGCTGGCGGCTGGCTGGACGCCCATAACGTTGCGCTGATGTTCTCCTGGCCAGGCATGGCGATGGTCACCATTTTCGTGACCTGTCCGTTTGTGGTGCGTGAACTGGTGCCGGTGATGCTCAGCCAGGGCAGCAATGAAGATGAAGCGGCGGTGCTGTTAGGGGCATCTGGCTGGAAAATGTTCTGGCGGGTGACCCTGCCAAACATTCGTTGGGCGCTGCTTTACGGTCTGGTATTAACCAATGCCCGTGCTATTGGTGAGTTTGGTGCGGTCTCGGTAGTTTCGGGATCGATTCGCGGCGAGACCTACACGTTGCCATTACAAGTTGAATTACTGCATCAGGATTACAACACCGTGGGCGCCTTTACGGCGGCGGGCCTGTTGACCCTGATGGCTATTCTTACGCTGTTTCTGAAAAGCGCGCTGCAGTGGCGGTTAGAGCAACAGCAGAAGCGCCTGCAACAGGAGGGGAACCATGAGCATTGA
- the cysA gene encoding sulfate/thiosulfate ABC transporter ATP-binding protein CysA, producing the protein MSIDISKINKSFGRTKVLNDISLDIPSGQMVALLGPSGSGKTTLLRIIAGLESQSSGRLSFQGKDVTQLHARDRHVGFVFQHYALFRHMTVFDNIAFGLTVLPRRERPSAAAIRQKVSKLLEMVQLSHLAARFPAQLSGGQKQRVALARALAVEPEILLLDEPFGALDAQVRKELRRWLRQLHEELKFTSVFVTHDQEEAMEVADRVVVMSQGNIEQVGTPDEVWRDPATRFVLEFLGEVNRFDAEVHGSQFHVGAHHWPLGYAPAHQGAVELFLRPWEVDVSRQSSLETPLPVQVLEVSPRGHYWQVTAMPAGWAREPVTLVVEGIQAAPIRGEQLFVGLQQARLYKGETPLRQVAFAQSA; encoded by the coding sequence ATGAGCATTGATATCAGCAAAATTAACAAATCCTTCGGCCGTACCAAGGTCCTGAACGATATTTCACTGGATATCCCTTCCGGTCAGATGGTGGCGCTGCTTGGGCCTTCCGGCTCAGGGAAAACCACCTTACTGCGCATCATCGCCGGACTGGAGAGCCAGAGCAGCGGTCGCCTGAGCTTCCAGGGTAAAGATGTCACGCAGCTGCACGCACGCGACCGTCATGTAGGATTTGTATTCCAGCATTATGCGCTGTTCCGCCACATGACGGTGTTTGACAACATCGCTTTTGGACTGACCGTGCTGCCCCGTCGTGAACGTCCTTCTGCCGCGGCTATCAGACAAAAAGTCTCTAAGCTGCTGGAGATGGTGCAGCTCAGCCATCTGGCAGCACGCTTCCCGGCCCAGCTCTCTGGCGGCCAGAAGCAGCGCGTAGCGCTGGCCCGTGCGCTGGCAGTTGAACCGGAAATCCTGCTGCTTGATGAACCCTTTGGCGCACTGGATGCGCAGGTGCGTAAAGAGCTTCGTCGCTGGCTGCGTCAGCTGCATGAAGAGCTGAAATTCACCAGCGTCTTTGTGACGCACGACCAGGAAGAGGCGATGGAAGTGGCCGATCGTGTGGTGGTGATGAGCCAGGGCAATATCGAACAGGTCGGCACGCCGGATGAAGTCTGGCGCGATCCCGCCACCCGCTTTGTACTGGAGTTCCTGGGCGAAGTGAACCGCTTTGATGCTGAAGTGCATGGCTCGCAGTTCCACGTAGGGGCGCATCACTGGCCGCTGGGTTATGCGCCTGCCCATCAGGGCGCGGTAGAGCTGTTCCTGCGGCCGTGGGAAGTTGACGTCAGCCGCCAGAGCAGTCTTGAAACGCCGCTGCCGGTTCAGGTGCTGGAAGTCAGCCCTCGCGGCCACTACTGGCAGGTCACCGCGATGCCTGCTGGCTGGGCACGGGAGCCGGTTACGCTGGTCGTAGAGGGGATACAAGCCGCGCCGATCCGTGGCGAGCAGCTCTTTGTGGGCCTGCAGCAGGCGCGTCTCTATAAAGGCGAAACGCCGCTGCGACAGGTTGCCTTTGCCCAAAGCGCCTGA
- the cysM gene encoding cysteine synthase CysM, translating to MTTLENTIGNTPLIGLQRLGPHNGSEIWLKLEGNNPAGSVKDRAAYSMIHQAELRGEIKPGDQLIEATSGNTGIALAMIAAMKGYALKLLMPENMSVERQAAMRAYGAELILISRELGMEGARDLALEMQARGEGKVLDQFNNPDNPLAHYATTGPEIWQQSAGRLTHFVSSMGTTGTITGVGRYLKEQSGHVQIVGLQPEEGSSIPGIRRWPAAYLPGIYQPELVDRVMDMSQQEAEQTMRLLARREGIFCGVSSGGAVAGALRIAQEQPGSIVVAIICDRGDRYLSTGVY from the coding sequence GTGACAACCTTAGAAAATACCATCGGCAATACGCCGCTGATTGGGCTTCAGCGCCTGGGGCCTCATAACGGCAGTGAAATCTGGCTTAAGCTGGAAGGCAATAACCCGGCCGGATCGGTAAAAGATCGCGCCGCTTATTCGATGATCCATCAGGCAGAGCTGCGCGGTGAGATTAAGCCCGGCGACCAGCTAATCGAAGCGACCAGCGGCAATACCGGCATTGCGCTGGCGATGATTGCCGCCATGAAAGGCTATGCCCTGAAGCTGCTGATGCCGGAAAATATGAGCGTTGAACGCCAGGCCGCGATGCGGGCCTATGGCGCAGAGCTGATATTAATCAGCCGCGAGCTGGGCATGGAAGGCGCACGCGATCTGGCGCTGGAGATGCAGGCCAGGGGCGAAGGTAAGGTTCTCGACCAGTTTAATAATCCTGATAACCCGCTTGCCCATTACGCCACCACCGGACCGGAAATCTGGCAGCAGTCCGCCGGGCGTCTGACCCATTTCGTCTCCAGCATGGGTACCACCGGCACCATCACTGGCGTAGGGCGCTATCTGAAAGAGCAGAGCGGCCACGTTCAGATTGTAGGATTGCAGCCGGAAGAGGGCAGCAGTATCCCGGGTATCCGGCGCTGGCCTGCCGCCTACCTGCCGGGCATCTATCAGCCTGAACTGGTAGACCGCGTTATGGATATGTCCCAGCAGGAAGCGGAACAGACCATGCGGCTACTGGCGCGTCGGGAAGGCATTTTCTGCGGCGTAAGCTCCGGCGGCGCGGTTGCCGGAGCGTTGCGGATTGCGCAAGAGCAGCCGGGCAGCATCGTAGTGGCAATTATCTGCGATCGCGGCGATCGCTATCTCTCCACCGGCGTCTATTAA
- a CDS encoding response regulator transcription factor, with protein sequence MKILLVDDDLELGSMLSQYLIAEGFDASLVLTGKAGVEGAMSGEYNAMILDIMLPDMSGIDVLRQVRQNCRLPVIMLTAKGDNIDRVIGLEMGADDYVPKPCYPRELVARLRAVLRRVEEQPVIVESKELACWGDLALNPATRISEWKKQPFDLTASEFNLLDLLLRSPDRVVSKDELSEKGLGRPREAYDRSVDVHISNIRQKLAALTNDTITIETVRSIGYRIR encoded by the coding sequence ATGAAAATTTTACTGGTTGATGACGATCTCGAGCTGGGCAGCATGCTCAGTCAGTACCTGATTGCTGAAGGATTTGATGCTTCGCTGGTCCTGACCGGCAAAGCGGGCGTGGAAGGGGCGATGTCAGGTGAGTATAACGCGATGATCCTGGACATTATGCTGCCCGATATGAGCGGTATCGACGTGCTGCGTCAGGTTCGCCAGAACTGCCGCCTGCCGGTGATCATGCTGACCGCTAAAGGCGACAACATCGACCGGGTTATCGGGCTGGAGATGGGCGCCGACGATTATGTGCCCAAACCTTGTTATCCACGGGAGCTGGTGGCCAGGCTGCGTGCCGTACTGCGTCGCGTGGAAGAGCAGCCGGTGATCGTTGAGAGTAAAGAGCTGGCCTGCTGGGGTGACCTGGCGCTGAACCCGGCAACGCGCATCAGCGAGTGGAAAAAGCAGCCCTTTGACCTGACGGCTTCAGAATTTAATCTGCTGGATCTGCTGCTTCGTTCCCCCGATCGTGTGGTATCGAAAGATGAACTGTCAGAAAAAGGGCTGGGGCGCCCTCGTGAAGCTTATGACCGCAGCGTGGATGTGCATATCAGCAACATTCGCCAGAAGCTGGCGGCGCTGACCAATGACACCATCACTATCGAAACCGTGCGCAGCATAGGCTACCGTATCCGATGA
- a CDS encoding ATP-binding protein: MRAGFSGLLFWKILLGFWLTFLIMSQLLWLGFTLYGKHHEPPENLAARRIVNLQMTSAVSVLQRGGMDALNDMMADWSDSDRRFFSVQLMPKPPQEIPRDDLSRNLRPGDFPKEVIEWVTGADGQQYQLRYDVQGLREDSNMGGHPHNFLNIPEPMLFIAGGGGLLFSLLLAWNLTRPMRQLREGFTRVSKGDLSVRLFPTMRRRHDELSVVAQDFDAMVERLSVLVEAREALLHDVSHELRSPLARLQLATGLARQTPESVGQSLDRIDEEARRLDKMIGELLTLSRAEHETLPDEQYFDLLGLLEAVTNDARYEAQVPGVEILLYADEAGDYTVKGDANLIRSAVENVVRNALRFSLQGEQVTISLKQEQGWLTITVIDQGPGVDADKLSSIFDPFVRVNSPLSGKGYGLGLSIVRKVLLAHQGDVSAVNGKHGGLELTLRLPHWVV, encoded by the coding sequence ATGAGAGCCGGTTTTAGCGGGCTGTTATTCTGGAAGATCCTGCTGGGGTTCTGGCTGACGTTTCTGATCATGAGCCAGCTGCTGTGGCTGGGCTTCACGCTGTACGGCAAGCACCACGAACCGCCGGAAAATCTGGCCGCGCGGCGCATCGTCAATCTGCAAATGACCTCTGCGGTTTCCGTATTGCAACGTGGCGGCATGGATGCGCTGAACGACATGATGGCCGACTGGTCCGATAGCGACCGACGGTTTTTCTCTGTTCAGCTGATGCCAAAGCCGCCGCAGGAGATCCCACGAGACGATCTGAGCCGTAATTTACGGCCGGGAGATTTCCCTAAAGAGGTGATCGAGTGGGTGACCGGGGCTGACGGGCAGCAATACCAGCTCCGGTATGATGTGCAGGGGCTGCGTGAAGACAGCAATATGGGCGGTCATCCTCATAATTTCCTTAACATACCGGAGCCGATGCTGTTTATTGCCGGCGGCGGCGGTCTGCTGTTCAGCCTGCTGCTGGCGTGGAACCTGACGCGGCCAATGCGCCAGCTTCGTGAAGGATTTACCCGCGTCTCGAAAGGCGATCTTTCCGTACGGCTCTTCCCAACCATGCGCAGGCGCCATGATGAACTCTCGGTAGTGGCTCAGGATTTTGATGCGATGGTTGAGCGGCTCTCGGTGCTGGTTGAGGCTCGCGAGGCGTTGCTGCATGATGTCTCGCATGAGTTACGCTCGCCGCTGGCGCGTCTGCAGCTGGCGACGGGTCTGGCAAGACAGACGCCGGAATCGGTGGGCCAGTCGCTGGACAGGATTGATGAAGAGGCCAGACGGCTGGATAAAATGATCGGCGAACTGCTGACGCTCTCCCGCGCGGAGCATGAGACGCTGCCCGATGAACAATATTTCGACCTGCTTGGCCTGCTTGAGGCAGTCACCAATGACGCACGCTATGAAGCGCAGGTGCCTGGCGTGGAGATCCTGCTCTACGCCGATGAGGCGGGAGATTACACGGTCAAAGGCGATGCCAATCTGATCAGGTCTGCGGTTGAGAACGTCGTGCGTAATGCGTTGCGCTTCTCGCTTCAGGGAGAGCAGGTCACCATCTCGCTGAAGCAGGAGCAGGGCTGGCTGACCATCACCGTCATTGACCAGGGGCCGGGCGTGGACGCGGATAAGCTCTCCAGCATTTTCGATCCTTTCGTGCGGGTCAACTCCCCGCTTTCCGGCAAAGGCTATGGCCTGGGGCTCTCTATAGTCCGTAAAGTGCTGCTGGCGCATCAGGGTGACGTCAGTGCGGTTAACGGTAAGCATGGCGGGCTGGAGCTGACGCTCCGGCTGCCTCACTGGGTGGTTTAA
- a CDS encoding GntR family transcriptional regulator, whose amino-acid sequence MSKSVTTKQQEVQRIVEALSLAIAQHRLKPGTRLVEAQIVEVLEANRNHVQSALQRMALQHIVTIEPNRGAMVAKPEAREAREIFTARRAIESAIIACITPELMAAHLGELEAQQRTEKEAIARQDRRDIVREFSRFHLLLGEISGNKVLSEILANLMVRSSLIVALYQRNDVPACQCDEHGAIVDALKEGNLVRAQSVMNDHLNELEQQLDLNDFSSDPLSLRQALTLTS is encoded by the coding sequence GTGAGCAAATCAGTAACCACTAAGCAACAGGAAGTGCAGCGCATTGTTGAAGCGTTGTCCCTTGCCATCGCACAGCATCGTTTAAAACCGGGAACGCGGCTGGTTGAGGCGCAAATTGTTGAGGTGCTGGAGGCGAACCGCAATCACGTTCAGTCTGCTTTGCAACGGATGGCGTTACAGCATATCGTCACCATTGAACCAAACCGTGGCGCAATGGTAGCTAAGCCGGAAGCCCGTGAGGCGCGCGAGATTTTCACGGCCCGCCGGGCCATTGAGAGCGCAATTATTGCCTGTATCACCCCGGAGCTGATGGCGGCTCATCTCGGCGAGCTTGAAGCGCAGCAGAGAACTGAAAAAGAGGCCATTGCCCGTCAGGATCGCCGCGATATCGTTCGTGAATTTAGCCGGTTCCACCTGTTGCTGGGTGAAATCAGCGGTAATAAAGTGCTGAGTGAAATTCTGGCTAACCTGATGGTTCGTAGTTCGCTGATTGTTGCTCTTTATCAGCGTAATGACGTGCCTGCGTGTCAGTGTGATGAGCATGGCGCCATTGTTGACGCGCTGAAAGAGGGCAATTTGGTCCGGGCGCAGTCGGTAATGAATGACCATCTTAACGAGCTGGAACAGCAGCTTGATCTCAATGACTTTTCATCGGATCCCTTAAGCCTGCGTCAGGCGCTGACCCTTACCTCCTGA
- the crr gene encoding PTS glucose transporter subunit IIA, whose product MGLFSKLFGDKSDTASGAIEIVAPLSGEIVNIEDVPDVVFAEKIVGDGIAIKPTGNKMVAPVDGTIGKIFETNHAFSIESDNGIELFVHFGIDTVELKGEGFKRIAEEGQKVKKGDVVIEFDLPLLEEKAKSTLTPVVISNMDEIKELVKLTGSVVVGETPVIRIKK is encoded by the coding sequence ATGGGTTTGTTTTCAAAACTTTTTGGCGATAAGTCAGATACCGCATCTGGAGCCATCGAGATCGTAGCACCGCTGTCTGGTGAAATCGTCAATATCGAAGACGTACCGGACGTGGTGTTTGCAGAGAAAATTGTTGGCGACGGTATCGCTATCAAACCTACTGGCAATAAAATGGTAGCGCCGGTTGATGGCACCATCGGGAAAATATTCGAAACCAATCATGCTTTTTCCATTGAATCCGACAACGGCATCGAGCTGTTTGTCCACTTCGGAATTGATACGGTTGAACTGAAGGGTGAAGGCTTCAAGCGCATCGCGGAAGAAGGCCAGAAAGTGAAGAAAGGCGATGTGGTTATTGAATTCGACCTGCCGCTTCTGGAAGAAAAAGCGAAATCCACGCTGACGCCGGTTGTCATCTCTAACATGGATGAGATCAAAGAGCTGGTTAAACTGACGGGTTCTGTGGTTGTGGGCGAAACGCCTGTGATCCGTATCAAAAAGTAA
- the ptsI gene encoding phosphoenolpyruvate-protein phosphotransferase PtsI: protein MISGILASPGIAFGKALLLKEDEIVINRKKIAADQVEQEVQRFLDGRTKAAAQLEAIKIKAGETFGEEKEAIFEGHIMLLEDEELEQEIIALIKDELASADAAAFSVIEGQAKALEELDDEYLKERAADVRDIGKRLLQNILGLHIVDLSAIADEVLLVAKDLTPSETAQLNLNKVLGFITDLGGRTSHTSIMARSLELPAIVGTGSVTSQVKNDDYLILDGVNNQVYVNPTPEQIEELKAIHNQYVTEKNDLAKLKDLPAITLDGHQVEVCANIGTVRDVAGAERNGAEGVGLYRTEFLFMDRESLPTEEEQFQAYKAVAEAMGSQAVIVRTMDIGGDKDLPYMNLPKEDNPFLGWRAIRIAMDRPEILHAQLRAILRASAFGKLRIMFPMIISVEEVRTLKAELETLKAQLREEGKAFDETIETGIMVETPASAAIAHHLAKEVDFFSIGTNDLTQYTLAVDRGNDLISHLYNPMTPSVLTLIKQVIDASHAEGKWTGMCGELAGDERATLLLLGMGLDEFSMSAISIPRIKKIIRNTNFEDAKALAEQAMAQPTADELMNLVNKFIEEKTLC, encoded by the coding sequence ATGATTTCAGGTATTTTAGCATCACCGGGTATCGCTTTTGGCAAAGCGCTTTTGCTGAAAGAAGATGAAATAGTCATCAACCGGAAAAAAATTGCTGCCGACCAGGTTGAGCAGGAAGTTCAGCGTTTTCTTGATGGCCGCACCAAAGCTGCAGCGCAGCTTGAAGCGATCAAAATCAAAGCCGGTGAGACATTCGGTGAAGAGAAAGAAGCGATCTTCGAAGGCCACATTATGTTGCTGGAAGATGAAGAGCTGGAACAGGAAATCATAGCCCTGATTAAAGATGAGCTGGCTTCTGCCGATGCGGCTGCCTTCTCGGTGATTGAAGGTCAGGCTAAAGCTCTGGAAGAGCTGGATGATGAATACCTGAAAGAGCGCGCCGCTGATGTTCGTGATATCGGTAAGCGTCTGCTGCAAAATATTCTGGGCCTGCATATTGTTGATCTCAGCGCTATCGCTGACGAAGTGCTGCTGGTGGCGAAGGATTTAACGCCTTCAGAGACCGCACAGCTGAACCTCAACAAGGTGCTGGGCTTTATTACTGATTTGGGTGGCCGCACCTCGCACACCTCGATCATGGCCCGCTCGCTGGAGCTGCCCGCCATCGTTGGCACCGGCAGCGTAACCAGCCAGGTGAAAAATGACGATTACCTGATCCTGGACGGCGTAAACAACCAGGTTTACGTTAACCCGACCCCGGAGCAGATTGAAGAGCTGAAGGCTATTCACAATCAGTATGTGACCGAGAAAAACGATCTCGCGAAGCTGAAAGATCTGCCAGCCATCACGCTGGACGGCCACCAGGTTGAAGTTTGCGCCAACATTGGTACCGTGCGTGATGTTGCCGGTGCCGAGCGTAACGGGGCTGAAGGCGTGGGCCTCTACCGTACCGAGTTCCTGTTTATGGACCGCGAGTCACTGCCTACTGAAGAAGAGCAGTTCCAGGCTTATAAAGCGGTGGCGGAAGCGATGGGCTCTCAGGCCGTTATCGTTCGTACCATGGACATCGGCGGTGATAAAGATCTGCCCTATATGAACTTGCCGAAAGAAGATAACCCGTTCCTCGGCTGGCGAGCGATCCGTATCGCAATGGATCGCCCGGAAATCCTGCATGCCCAGCTGCGCGCTATCCTGCGTGCTTCTGCCTTCGGTAAACTGCGCATCATGTTCCCGATGATTATCTCCGTTGAGGAAGTGCGTACGTTGAAAGCGGAGCTGGAGACGCTGAAAGCGCAGCTGCGTGAAGAAGGCAAAGCCTTTGATGAAACGATTGAGACCGGCATTATGGTGGAAACGCCTGCTTCAGCGGCAATCGCGCATCATCTGGCTAAAGAGGTCGATTTCTTTAGTATCGGTACCAACGACCTGACCCAGTACACGCTGGCGGTAGACCGTGGCAACGATTTGATCTCTCATCTCTACAATCCGATGACCCCTTCCGTGCTGACACTTATCAAGCAAGTTATTGATGCGTCTCATGCTGAAGGCAAATGGACAGGGATGTGTGGTGAGCTGGCTGGCGATGAACGTGCTACACTGTTGTTATTGGGAATGGGGCTGGATGAATTCAGCATGAGTGCCATTTCTATCCCGCGCATCAAGAAAATCATTCGTAATACGAATTTTGAAGATGCGAAGGCATTAGCAGAGCAGGCTATGGCTCAACCCACAGCGGATGAGTTGATGAATCTGGTTAACAAATTCATTGAAGAAAAAACACTCTGCTGA
- the ptsH gene encoding phosphocarrier protein Hpr, with translation MFQQEVTITAPNGLHTRPAAQFVKEAKAFASDITVTSNGKSASAKSLFKLQTLGLTQGTVVTLSAEGEDEQKAVEHLVKLMAELE, from the coding sequence ATGTTCCAGCAAGAAGTTACTATCACCGCACCTAATGGCCTCCACACTCGCCCTGCTGCACAGTTCGTGAAAGAAGCGAAAGCCTTTGCATCAGATATCACCGTGACCTCTAACGGCAAATCAGCCAGCGCCAAAAGCCTATTCAAACTGCAAACGCTGGGTCTGACTCAGGGAACTGTTGTCACCCTCTCTGCTGAAGGCGAAGATGAGCAGAAAGCAGTAGAACATCTGGTTAAGCTGATGGCAGAGCTCGAATAA